CGAACTATTAATATATTTCCAGCGTGCGTCATCGTAGGCGAACTGGGATTGATAAACTTTTGCAATCTGTAATTTCTTTTCAAACTCCTTGCTGATATCCAGGATAAATGAGGGTGTGACGTGTACGCGAAAATGGGAACAGAGGTAATAAAAAATATGTGAAGGATAACAGGGCTCTCCGGGAATATCCGATTTCGTCAGTTTAGCATAGAATCGGGCGGCTTCACCGAGCAGTGTTGTTTGGACGTGGTCGGGGTGAGCATCAATCCAGTAAGGGAGGAAGATTATCTGTGGGCGTATCTTTCGGATTACGGCAGCAACCTTTTTACGGGCTTCTATCTCATCCATAAGGTAGCGATTTGGCAGGTCGAGCACCGTTCTGCTCTTTATACCGAGCAATGCGGTTGACCTTTCCCATTCTTTTTTTCGAATTTCTGGACTGCCATGCGGGGTGGGTTCTCCGTTAGTCAGGTCAAGGATGTGGACATCATATCCCAGGGTGACTAATTTCAGAATACTTCCCCCCATACCGCCTTCTACATCATCAGGATGAGGTCCGATTGCAAGAATAGTTGTCATATAATGTACTTTAAGAGTCGATGCTTCTTTTTAAGAGAAAAGCAAACCATTTAGACCGAGAAGTTGCTATTGTACTTAATGAGTATAAAAATGCAAGGAAAAGGTACAGTAAGGCCTAATTTTCTCGGATGCAAAGGTATCTGAGGTTTGAGTGTAGTTTAGTTATTGTTGCAGATATAGTTTTATTAAAATGGATAGCACAAATCGCACGGTTTTTTCCCAGTAAAGATTCAATTTGACAAATAATAACCATCGTCCTATATTTGAATCAACCGGTCTATTTTTAATGTTAAGGAAATTTATCATAGTACTTAAAATTTTCAAATGTTGGT
The Candidatus Brocadia sp. genome window above contains:
- the bshB1 gene encoding bacillithiol biosynthesis deacetylase BshB1, giving the protein MTTILAIGPHPDDVEGGMGGSILKLVTLGYDVHILDLTNGEPTPHGSPEIRKKEWERSTALLGIKSRTVLDLPNRYLMDEIEARKKVAAVIRKIRPQIIFLPYWIDAHPDHVQTTLLGEAARFYAKLTKSDIPGEPCYPSHIFYYLCSHFRVHVTPSFILDISKEFEKKLQIAKVYQSQFAYDDARWKYINSSITAKNQYYGNLIRADYGEPFMSREQVGLKDIRDIV